One genomic segment of Rivularia sp. PCC 7116 includes these proteins:
- the lpdA gene encoding dihydrolipoyl dehydrogenase, whose translation MSQSFDYDLVIVGAGVGGHGAALHAVSCGLKTAIIEAGDMGGTCVNRGCIPSKALLAASGRVRELRDAYHLKSMGIQIDNVRFEREDIANHANNLVAKIQGDLTNSLKRLGVDIIQGWGKIAGKQKVTVDSSNGEKTITAKDIILSTGSVPFVPPGIEVDGKTVFTSDQAVRLEWLPQWVAIVGSGYIGLEFSDVYSALGCEITMIEALPQLMPGFDRDIAKLAERVLINPRDIETYSGIYAKKIIPGSPVIIELADFKTKEDVDVLEVDACLVATGRIPATQNIGLDSVSVELDRRKFIPVNDSMAVLSQGEPVPHLWAIGDATGKMMLAHAASAQGITAVENICGRTKEIDYSSIPAAAFTHPEISYVGMTQEQAKEKAEAEGFEVGVSKSYFKGNSKALAEGEADGIAKVVYRKDTGEVLGVHIFGLHAADIIHEASAAIANRQSVNSLAHLVHAHPTLSEVLDEAYKRAAVS comes from the coding sequence GTGAGTCAGTCATTTGATTATGATTTGGTGATTGTAGGCGCTGGAGTAGGTGGACATGGCGCTGCCTTACACGCCGTTAGCTGCGGATTGAAAACCGCAATTATTGAAGCTGGTGATATGGGGGGGACTTGCGTTAATCGTGGCTGTATCCCCTCGAAGGCTTTACTTGCAGCTTCCGGAAGAGTGCGGGAGCTACGCGATGCTTACCATCTTAAGTCTATGGGCATTCAAATTGATAATGTTCGATTTGAAAGAGAGGATATCGCCAATCATGCCAATAATTTGGTAGCAAAGATTCAAGGAGATTTAACTAATTCTCTCAAACGTTTGGGTGTTGATATTATTCAAGGTTGGGGTAAAATCGCCGGAAAACAAAAGGTTACGGTTGATAGCTCCAATGGTGAAAAAACTATTACTGCTAAGGATATTATTCTCTCAACCGGTTCGGTTCCTTTTGTGCCACCGGGGATTGAAGTTGACGGTAAAACCGTATTTACTAGCGACCAAGCGGTAAGATTGGAATGGTTGCCGCAATGGGTAGCAATTGTCGGTAGCGGCTACATCGGTTTGGAATTTTCCGATGTTTATTCGGCTTTGGGTTGCGAAATTACCATGATAGAAGCTTTACCGCAGTTAATGCCGGGATTTGACCGCGATATTGCTAAACTTGCCGAAAGAGTATTGATAAACCCTCGCGATATTGAAACTTATTCTGGAATATATGCTAAAAAAATTATCCCTGGTTCGCCGGTAATAATTGAATTAGCAGATTTTAAAACTAAAGAAGATGTTGACGTGTTGGAAGTTGATGCTTGTTTGGTTGCTACCGGAAGAATTCCAGCTACGCAAAATATAGGTTTGGATTCAGTTAGCGTTGAACTCGATCGCCGTAAGTTTATCCCAGTAAACGACTCAATGGCTGTATTAAGTCAAGGGGAACCAGTACCTCATTTATGGGCAATTGGTGATGCTACTGGCAAGATGATGTTGGCTCATGCTGCTTCGGCTCAAGGTATTACGGCTGTCGAAAACATTTGCGGTAGAACAAAGGAAATTGATTATTCCAGTATTCCCGCAGCAGCATTTACTCATCCAGAAATTAGCTATGTGGGAATGACTCAAGAGCAAGCTAAAGAAAAAGCTGAAGCTGAAGGTTTTGAAGTTGGTGTAAGTAAAAGTTACTTCAAAGGTAATTCCAAAGCTTTAGCTGAAGGAGAAGCCGACGGAATCGCCAAGGTTGTATACCGCAAAGACACTGGAGAAGTGTTGGGAGTCCATATTTTCGGACTTCACGCAGCCGATATCATCCACGAAGCAAGTGCGGCGATCGCTAATCGTCAAAGCGTTAATTCCCTGGCTCATTTAGTCCACGCACATCCAACACTTTCGGAAGTTTTGGATGAAGCATACAAGCGAGCTGCTGTTAGTTAA
- the trpC gene encoding indole-3-glycerol phosphate synthase TrpC: MQIRRRPPNPDIAVMSLRYQIAATDAEPSNILEEIIWYKEAEVDQMREKQSLQDLQRQVKNVPPSKDFLAALRQGKTKPALIAEVKKASPSKGVIREDFDPVQIALEYQKGGASCLSVLTDKKFFQGSFENLSKVRAAVDLPLLCKEFIIYPYQMYLARIRGADAVLLIAAVLSDKDLQYFIKIAKALKLTALIEVHTLEELDRVLALDGVSLIGINNRNLEDFSVDLQTTCKLLQARNKQLNDRNILVVSESGLYTPSDLSLVAQSGASAVLIGESLVKQPDPALAITNLFTTSS; this comes from the coding sequence ATGCAAATCCGTCGTCGTCCCCCCAATCCCGATATTGCCGTAATGTCTTTGCGGTATCAAATTGCTGCTACTGATGCCGAACCAAGCAATATTTTGGAAGAAATTATTTGGTATAAAGAAGCGGAAGTTGACCAAATGCGCGAAAAGCAATCTTTACAGGATTTGCAGCGTCAGGTGAAGAATGTTCCACCCAGTAAAGATTTTCTGGCTGCTCTACGTCAAGGCAAAACAAAACCAGCTTTAATTGCAGAAGTAAAAAAGGCTTCTCCCAGTAAAGGAGTTATACGAGAAGATTTTGACCCCGTACAAATTGCTCTTGAGTATCAAAAAGGTGGCGCTAGCTGCCTTTCGGTACTTACAGATAAAAAGTTTTTTCAAGGCAGTTTTGAAAATCTATCCAAGGTAAGGGCTGCTGTCGATTTACCTTTACTGTGTAAGGAATTTATTATTTATCCTTACCAAATGTATTTAGCACGGATTCGCGGTGCTGATGCAGTTTTGCTGATTGCAGCAGTACTCAGCGACAAAGATTTGCAATATTTCATCAAAATCGCTAAGGCTTTAAAATTAACTGCTTTGATTGAAGTTCATACTCTAGAAGAGCTTGACAGGGTTTTAGCTTTGGATGGTGTTTCCCTGATTGGTATCAACAATCGTAATTTAGAAGATTTTTCTGTTGACTTACAAACTACTTGTAAGTTATTACAGGCAAGAAATAAACAATTAAACGATCGCAATATTCTTGTTGTGAGCGAATCGGGATTATATACCCCATCCGATTTAAGTTTAGTCGCTCAGAGTGGGGCATCTGCTGTATTGATTGGTGAATCTTTGGTGAAACAACCAGATCCAGCTTTAGCTATTACCAATCTGTTTACAACATCTTCATAA
- a CDS encoding NAD(+) kinase has translation MPKVGIIYNDEKPIANDIAVELQDKFTNLGWDVSIATGIGGILGYSTPRSPVCHTPIEGLTPPGFDSSTKFVIVLGGDGTVLSASRQVAPSRIPMLAINTGHMGFLTEAYVNQLPSAIEQVLEGNYEIEERAMLAVKVFRKESVLWEALCLNEMVLHREPLTSMCHFEIAIGGHASVDIAADGIIVSTPTGSTAYSLSAGGPVVAPGVAVLQLVPICPHSLASRALVFPDSEPVNIHPVNATQLVMTVDGNGGCYVFPEDRVTIEKSDYSARFIRLQSPEFFRILREKLGWGLPHIAKPTSVEIP, from the coding sequence GTGCCGAAAGTAGGCATTATATACAATGACGAAAAGCCGATAGCAAATGACATTGCTGTCGAATTACAAGACAAATTCACCAATCTGGGTTGGGATGTATCTATCGCAACTGGTATTGGTGGAATTTTGGGTTATTCGACACCGCGCAGCCCTGTATGTCATACACCTATTGAAGGACTTACACCCCCTGGCTTTGATTCGTCTACAAAATTCGTTATAGTACTCGGTGGAGACGGTACGGTATTATCCGCGTCTAGGCAAGTTGCACCATCTAGAATACCGATGCTGGCAATAAATACCGGTCACATGGGTTTTTTGACAGAAGCTTATGTGAATCAATTACCATCAGCAATAGAGCAGGTTTTAGAGGGTAATTACGAAATTGAAGAACGAGCAATGCTCGCCGTCAAAGTGTTTCGCAAAGAGTCGGTACTCTGGGAAGCCTTGTGTCTAAATGAAATGGTATTGCATCGCGAACCTTTGACTTCCATGTGCCATTTTGAAATTGCAATTGGCGGTCATGCATCCGTGGATATAGCCGCAGATGGTATTATTGTCTCTACGCCAACGGGTTCCACTGCTTATTCTTTGAGTGCTGGGGGTCCCGTAGTCGCTCCTGGTGTGGCAGTATTACAGTTAGTACCTATTTGTCCCCATTCATTAGCATCAAGAGCATTAGTATTCCCCGATAGCGAACCAGTTAATATTCATCCGGTAAATGCAACTCAATTAGTAATGACAGTTGATGGTAATGGTGGGTGTTATGTATTTCCAGAAGACCGCGTCACAATAGAAAAATCAGATTATAGCGCCCGTTTTATTCGTCTGCAATCGCCAGAGTTCTTTAGAATTTTACGAGAAAAGTTAGGTTGGGGTTTACCTCATATTGCTAAACCAACCTCCGTAGAAATTCCTTGA
- a CDS encoding PetM family cytochrome b6-f complex subunit 7: protein MGGEMFNAAILSFGLIFIGWAIGVLLLKIQGAEPE, encoded by the coding sequence ATGGGCGGCGAAATGTTCAACGCAGCTATATTATCCTTCGGCTTAATCTTCATTGGTTGGGCTATAGGTGTTTTATTACTTAAAATTCAAGGTGCAGAACCAGAATAA
- the pdxA gene encoding 4-hydroxythreonine-4-phosphate dehydrogenase PdxA yields MYQSNQEIVIPDLDHRPRLAITLGDPAGIGTEVVLKALADSNVGQGCDLTLVGNRSLLLENYTNLKTNGNIDFLPNPADLSILDVSLEDNIKDKITIGVENAASGAASFAYMEGAIAATLAGDFDGIVTAPIAKSAWKAAGHVYPGQTELLAQKAGVEKFGMLFVARSAHTNWTLRTLLATTHIPLCDVPKMLTPELMSAKLDLLVECLENDFGIQNGTIAIAGLNPHSGERGQLGREEADWLIDWLEGEKKKRPNLTLQGLIPPDTMWVKPGQAWYGNNDVCAADGYLALYHDQGLIPVKLMAFDRAVNTTIGLPFIRTSPDHGTAFDIAGKGIADATSMKAAIELASELVSVRLGNR; encoded by the coding sequence ATGTATCAATCAAATCAAGAAATAGTTATTCCAGATTTAGACCATCGTCCGCGTTTGGCGATTACTTTGGGAGACCCGGCAGGGATTGGAACTGAAGTTGTACTAAAGGCTTTGGCGGATTCTAATGTCGGTCAAGGCTGCGATTTGACTCTAGTTGGAAACCGCAGCCTGTTATTAGAAAATTATACCAACTTAAAGACAAATGGAAATATAGATTTTTTACCCAATCCGGCTGACTTATCTATTTTAGATGTGAGTTTGGAGGATAATATTAAGGATAAAATTACTATCGGCGTGGAAAATGCGGCGAGTGGTGCGGCAAGTTTTGCTTATATGGAAGGGGCTATTGCTGCGACACTTGCGGGTGATTTTGATGGAATAGTTACCGCACCGATTGCGAAGTCTGCTTGGAAGGCTGCGGGGCATGTTTATCCGGGGCAAACGGAACTTTTAGCTCAGAAAGCTGGTGTAGAAAAGTTTGGCATGTTGTTTGTGGCTCGCTCTGCTCATACTAATTGGACTTTACGGACTTTACTCGCTACTACACATATACCGTTGTGTGATGTTCCGAAAATGCTGACACCAGAATTGATGAGTGCCAAGTTAGATTTACTGGTGGAATGCTTGGAAAATGACTTTGGAATTCAAAACGGAACTATTGCGATCGCGGGGTTGAATCCCCACAGTGGAGAAAGGGGACAGTTGGGGCGTGAGGAAGCGGATTGGTTAATTGATTGGTTGGAAGGGGAGAAGAAAAAGCGTCCAAACTTAACTTTGCAAGGTTTGATTCCTCCAGATACGATGTGGGTAAAACCGGGACAAGCTTGGTATGGTAATAACGATGTTTGTGCTGCGGATGGTTATTTAGCGCTTTATCACGATCAGGGTTTGATTCCGGTAAAGTTAATGGCTTTTGATCGAGCGGTTAATACTACTATTGGTTTACCTTTTATTAGAACATCTCCCGACCACGGAACGGCTTTTGATATTGCGGGTAAGGGAATCGCTGACGCTACTAGTATGAAAGCTGCGATTGAGTTAGCGAGTGAGTTGGTTTCTGTGAGGTTGGGGAATAGGTAG
- the nblR gene encoding response regulator transcription factor NblR, whose product MTLAYNPCVLVIESDEKLASQLSSDLKEIGYEPILASNTTSGLQHNRDKQPALIVVDRMLAGESGISLCKNLRSNGVCTPVLMLMARDSVDDRAACLEAGADDYFLKPYRSENFMNLVKLYLKPDTDTSEQLRFGDLILDLATRRAINNERVIDLTMKEFELLKYLMEHPREVLTREQILENVWGYDFMGESNVIEVYIRYLRLKIEDESQKRLIQTVRGVGYVLRDS is encoded by the coding sequence ATGACTCTTGCTTACAACCCTTGTGTTTTAGTAATAGAAAGCGACGAAAAGCTTGCAAGTCAGCTTTCTTCAGATTTAAAAGAAATTGGCTACGAACCGATTTTAGCCTCAAATACAACCTCTGGTTTGCAACATAACCGCGATAAACAACCAGCTTTGATTGTTGTCGATAGAATGCTAGCCGGAGAATCGGGAATCTCCTTATGTAAAAATCTCAGAAGTAACGGCGTGTGTACTCCAGTACTGATGTTAATGGCAAGAGATTCAGTTGATGATAGAGCAGCTTGCTTAGAAGCAGGAGCCGATGATTATTTTCTCAAGCCTTACCGCTCCGAAAATTTCATGAATCTAGTTAAGCTGTATTTAAAACCCGATACAGATACTTCAGAACAATTACGTTTCGGAGATTTAATTTTAGACTTAGCGACTCGTAGGGCTATAAATAACGAACGAGTCATTGATTTGACAATGAAGGAATTTGAGCTGTTAAAGTACTTAATGGAACATCCTCGTGAAGTTTTAACTCGCGAGCAGATTCTGGAAAATGTCTGGGGCTATGACTTTATGGGTGAGTCAAACGTCATTGAAGTTTATATCCGTTACTTGCGATTAAAAATAGAAGACGAAAGTCAAAAACGGTTAATTCAAACTGTACGCGGTGTCGGCTATGTATTAAGAGATTCTTAA
- a CDS encoding DUF2949 domain-containing protein, translated as MTQSTYSRLIRFLQDDLSISAASLAVALRHSEQDPGPLPMILWQYGLVTLEQLEQIYDWLETA; from the coding sequence ATGACACAATCTACTTATTCGCGACTGATTCGTTTTTTGCAAGACGATTTATCAATTTCTGCCGCTTCGCTAGCGGTAGCTTTGAGGCATAGCGAGCAAGATCCAGGTCCCCTACCAATGATTCTGTGGCAGTATGGTTTGGTTACTTTAGAACAGTTAGAGCAAATTTACGATTGGTTGGAAACAGCATAG
- a CDS encoding DUF192 domain-containing protein, giving the protein MKYYRLLLPITLGILLTSCFQQTPAKSPDITVSQSPQSVNNLGQELPISAVATIPNGTKIQLEVARTPQQQAMGLMYRQALPDNRGMLFEFNSPQPVSFWMKNVPVPLDMLFLHKGIVQYIANSAPPCTKAPCPTYGPRTLIDQVIELRSGRAAELGLKKGDKVIINSIESP; this is encoded by the coding sequence ATGAAATATTATCGCTTATTATTGCCGATAACCCTAGGCATTTTACTGACAAGTTGTTTTCAACAGACACCAGCAAAATCTCCCGATATTACCGTATCTCAAAGTCCTCAAAGCGTGAATAACTTAGGTCAAGAACTACCAATTTCTGCTGTTGCAACAATTCCCAACGGTACAAAAATTCAACTAGAGGTAGCCCGTACACCACAGCAACAAGCAATGGGATTAATGTACAGACAGGCTTTACCAGATAACCGAGGAATGCTATTTGAATTTAATTCTCCTCAACCAGTTAGTTTTTGGATGAAAAATGTACCTGTTCCCTTAGATATGCTTTTTCTGCACAAAGGAATAGTCCAATATATTGCAAATTCTGCACCCCCCTGTACCAAAGCACCTTGCCCTACCTACGGACCAAGAACTCTTATCGATCAAGTAATTGAGTTGCGCTCTGGAAGAGCTGCGGAATTAGGATTAAAAAAAGGAGATAAGGTAATAATTAATTCAATTGAATCGCCATAA
- a CDS encoding DUF5340 domain-containing protein, with protein sequence MEQIPLPSPIHYELLLQLLERQTMTAVNQNPNLRNQVNQLIITLRKAAVQQKQLEQVCQVSSMEVSHRWSINHLNSGQVATSE encoded by the coding sequence ATGGAGCAAATTCCTCTTCCTTCACCCATACATTACGAATTATTACTGCAATTGCTCGAAAGGCAAACAATGACAGCAGTTAATCAAAATCCCAATTTACGGAATCAGGTAAATCAATTAATTATTACTCTCCGTAAAGCTGCCGTGCAACAAAAGCAATTAGAGCAGGTTTGTCAAGTTTCTTCTATGGAAGTTTCCCATCGTTGGTCGATAAACCACCTTAATTCGGGACAAGTAGCAACTTCTGAATAA
- a CDS encoding SDR family oxidoreductase: MKILIVGATGTLGRQVARNAIDAGYEVRCLVRSSRRAAFLKEWGAELVRGDLCYPETLEAAMDGVKAVIDASTSRPTDSLSIKQVDWDGKVALIKAAAAADIERFIFFSILNNQDYPEVPLMEIKRCTELFLAESGLNYTVLQLAGFMQGLIGQYGIPILEAQPVWVTGDSSPIAYMDTQDIAKFAIKALKTEETENKTFPVVGTRAWSAQEIINLCERLSGKTARITRMPLGLLRTIRNTLRFFQWGWNVSDRLSFTEVLASGKPLDASMDETYKAFDIDKSEITTLESYLQEYFNRITKKLRELDYQQNKGKKKKEKRTPFKQSS, from the coding sequence ATGAAAATATTGATAGTAGGTGCCACCGGTACCTTGGGAAGACAGGTTGCTCGTAATGCCATTGATGCAGGTTATGAAGTACGGTGTCTAGTAAGAAGTTCTAGAAGAGCAGCATTTTTAAAGGAGTGGGGTGCAGAATTAGTGCGGGGAGACTTATGCTATCCCGAAACTCTAGAAGCAGCGATGGATGGTGTAAAAGCCGTAATTGACGCTTCAACTTCTCGTCCCACAGATTCACTGAGTATTAAGCAAGTAGATTGGGATGGAAAAGTTGCATTAATCAAAGCAGCAGCAGCAGCAGATATTGAACGTTTTATCTTTTTCTCCATATTAAATAATCAAGATTATCCAGAAGTGCCCTTAATGGAAATCAAGCGGTGTACGGAATTGTTTTTAGCAGAATCCGGCTTAAACTACACCGTTTTACAGTTAGCAGGCTTCATGCAGGGTTTGATTGGACAATACGGTATTCCAATATTAGAAGCACAGCCAGTATGGGTAACGGGAGATTCTTCACCCATCGCTTATATGGATACTCAAGATATTGCTAAATTTGCCATAAAAGCTCTTAAAACAGAAGAAACCGAGAATAAAACATTTCCAGTAGTAGGAACCCGTGCTTGGAGTGCCCAGGAAATTATCAACTTATGCGAGCGTTTATCCGGAAAAACAGCCAGAATCACCCGGATGCCTTTGGGCTTACTTCGTACTATTCGTAACACTCTGCGTTTCTTTCAATGGGGATGGAACGTATCCGATAGACTTTCTTTTACAGAAGTTTTAGCAAGCGGTAAGCCATTAGACGCTTCCATGGATGAGACATATAAAGCCTTCGACATAGATAAAAGCGAAATAACTACTTTAGAATCTTATTTGCAAGAATATTTCAATAGAATTACCAAAAAGCTTAGAGAACTAGATTATCAGCAAAATAAAGGCAAGAAAAAGAAAGAAAAAAGAACTCCTTTTAAGCAATCTTCTTAA